A window from Seriola aureovittata isolate HTS-2021-v1 ecotype China chromosome 14, ASM2101889v1, whole genome shotgun sequence encodes these proteins:
- the fhip2a gene encoding protein FAM160B1, producing the protein MFSKFTSILQHAVEALAPSLPLQEDFVYHWKAITHYYIETSDDKAPVTDTNIPSHLEQMLDILTQEEGERESGETGPCMEYLLHHKILETLYTLGKADCPPGMKQQVLTFYTKLLAHIRQPLLPHINVHRPVQKLVRLCGEVLAAPTENEEIQFLCIVCAKLKQDPYLVNFFLENKLKRPETKSPERAGEVKEDVLAPDTGQSPAGEQADCPEEPQAAAAAAAASTSSPTSNNNNNSNYNLVTSLLNLTKSPDGRIVVKACEGLMLLVSLPEPAAAKCLTENTELCELLTDRLVSFYKALPQSMDPLDIETVESVNWGLDVYNLKEDAAVFTGKRALISFLSWLDYCDQLIKEAHKSAAVVMAKAVRERFFVSVMEPQLMQTSEVGILTSTALLNRIIRQVTSEALLQEMVYFLLGEEREPETPATIAQNPLRHRLIEHCDHLSDEISIMTLRLFEQLIQKPNQHILHSLVLRSLEERNYLENKPQEEREPLENGQPHDAVDLEEDPLFGDDLSPENRLSGSDWLSSSPQQSPDHAKSDGKTEVHKIVNSFLCLVPDEAKSSYHVEGTGYDTYLRDAHRQFRDYCGVCQRWDWRGNPKPLEKCNLDIAFFEGHFLKVLFDRMGRILDQPYDVNLQVTAVLSKLSLLPHPHLHEYLLDPYISLAPGCRSLFSVIVRVVGDLMLRIHRIPDFTPKLLLVRKRLLGLEPEGINIDHMTLLEGVIVLEEFCKELAAIAFVKYHAAASSSP; encoded by the exons ATGTTCTCCAAATTTACGTCCATTCTCCAGCATGCCGTGGAAGCG CTTGCCCCATCGCTGCCCCTGCAGGAGGACTTTGTCTATCACTGGAAGGCCATTACACATTATTACATTGAGACTTCTG ATGACAAAGCTCCAGTCACAGACACCAACATCCCATCTCACCTGGAACAGATGCTGGACATCCTGACCCAGGAGGAAGGGGAAAGGGAGTCTGGAGAGACAGGACCCTGCATGGAGTATCTCCTACACCATAAGATCCTGGAGACTCTCTACACCTTGGGCAAGGCTGAT TGTCCTCCGGggatgaagcagcaggtgcTTACCTTCTACACAAAGCTGCTAGCACATATTCGTCAGCCTCTCCTGCCGCACATCAATGTCCACAGACCCGTACAG AAACTGGTTCGTCTGTGTGGGGAGGTGCTGGCTGCTCCTACAGAAAATGAAGAGATTCAGTTCCTTTGTATAGTCTGTGCCAAACTGAAGCAGGACCCATACCTCGTCAACTTCTTCCTTGAG AACAAGTtgaagagaccagagaccaagaGTCCTGAAAGAGCAGGGGAGGTAAAGGAGGATGTTTTGGCTCCAGACACTGGTCAGTCTCCAGCAGGGGAACAGGCTGACTGCCCAGAGGAgccacaggctgctgctgctgctgctgccgcctccACCTCTAGTCCaacaagcaacaacaataacaacagcaatTACAATCTTGTCACCTCCCTGCTCAACCTCACAAAGAGCCCT GATGGCCGAATAGTGGTGAAGGCGTGTGAAGGCCTGATGTTGTTGGTCAGTTTACCAGAGCCGGCTGCTGCCAAGTGTTTAACTGAAAACACCGAGCTCTGTGAGCTTCTGACTGACAGGCTGGTCTCCTTCTATAAAGCCCTGCCACAGTCCATGGACCCCTTGGACATTGAGACAGTGGAGTCGGTCAACTGGGG gcTCGATGTATATAACCTGAAGGAAGACGCTGCTGTCTTTACAGGGAAGAGGGCTCTCATCTCCTTCCTGTCGTGGCTAGATTACTGTGACCAACTAATCAAGGAGGCTCACAAG TCAGCAGCTGTAGTGATGGCaaaagcagtgagagagagattctttgtgtctgtgatgGAGCCACAGCTTATGCAGAC GTCTGAGGTGGGCATCCTGACCTCCACAGCCCTGCTGAACAGGATCATCAGGCAGGTGACATCAGAGGCTCTGCTGCAGGAGATGGTTTACTTCCTGctgggggaggagagagagccagagactCCAGCCACTATCGCTCAGAATCcactcagacacagactgaTTGAGCACTGCGACCACCTGTCAGATGAG ATCAGCATCATGACACTGCGGCTATTTGAGCAGCTGATCCAGAAGCCCAACCAGCACATCCTCCACAGCTTGGTGCTGCGGAGCCTGGAGGAGAGGAACTACCTGGAGAACAAGCCGCAGGAGGAGCGGGAGCCCCTGGAGAACGGCCAGCCCCATGATGCTGT AGACCTTGAGGAGGATCCACTGTTCGGTGACGACCTCTCTCCAGAGAACAGGTTGTCTggttctgattggctcagctCCTCTCCACAGCAGAGTCCTGACCACGCTAAGTCTGACGGGAAGACAGAGGTCCACAAGATTGTCAACAG TTTCCTGTGTTTGGTGCCTGATGAGGCCAAGTCATCGTATCATGTTGAAGGCACAGGGTATGACACCTACCTCagagatgcacacagacag TTCAGGGACTATTGTGGGGTCTGCCAGCGGTGGGACTGGAGAGGAAATCCAAAGCCTCTTGAGAAATGTAACTTGGACATTGCGTTCTTTGAAGGCCATTTCCTCAAGGTTCTTTTCGACAGGATGGGTCGCATCCTCGATCAG CCCTACGATGTTAACCTGCAGGTGACCGCTGTGCTGTCCAAGCTGTCTTTGTTACCACACCCCCACTTGCACGAGTACCTGCTGGACCCTTATATCAGCCTGGCCCCTGGCTGCAGgtctctgttctctgtcattGTCAGG GTGGTGGGAGATCTCATGTTGAGGATTCATCGCATCCCAGACTTCACACCCAAACTGCTGCTCGTGAGGAAGAGATTATTAGGTCTAGAGCCAGAGGGCATCAA TATCGACCACATGACTCTGCTGGAGGGGGTGATCGTGCTAGAGGAGTTCTGCAAAGAGCTGGCAGCCATCGCCTTTGTCAAATACCATGCAGCTGCGTCCTCCTCACCGTAA